CCAAGGGAAAGCCGAGCACCAGCATCTGCGAATTGGACAGGGGCGCGAAGATGTAGACCAGCACCGTCACGACGCAGGCGGCGGCGAACAGCGTCACATTGGCGCGCCGGCCGATTCGGTCGCTGATGATCCCGGAGACCACGCAGCCGCAGAAGAAGGCGACGATGATCACGGCGAGATAGGCGCTGGAGCCGAGCACCGATAGATGCCGCACTTCGCGCAAGTAAGTCGGCAGGAATGTCGTCAGCGCCGCATAGCCGCCATGGGCGCCGATGCCGAACAGGCCGCCGATCAGGGTCGAGCGCAGCACGTCGCGGTGGAAGATTCCGGCGAGCGTCGCGAAGAACGGCGGCTCGGCTGTGCGCGATGCGGCACGCGGCGGCTCCTTCAATCCGCGGCGGATATACAGGATCAAGAGCGCCGGGATCAGGCCGACCGCAAACAGGATGCGCCAGGCGATGTCGGCCGGCGCATAGGTAAACACCAGGGCCGAGAGCAGCACCGCCGCGCCCCAGCCGACCGCCCACGCGCTCTGCACGGCGCCGAGCGCCTTGCCGCGATGCTCGGCGCGGATGATCTCCGCCATCAGCACCGCGCCGCAGGCCCACTCGGCGCCGAAGCCGACGCCCTGAATGGCCTTCAGCACCACGAGTTGGCTGTAGTTCATCGCGAAGGCCGAGGCGAAGGTCGCGAGCGCAAAGGTCGCGACCGTGATCTGCAGCGCCTTCACCCGCCCGAAGCGATCGCCGAGTGCGCCGCCGAGCCAGCCGCCGAATGCGCCGAAGAACAG
The window above is part of the Bradyrhizobium sp. PSBB068 genome. Proteins encoded here:
- a CDS encoding MFS transporter, with product MANWYSECSPLERRTFWASFGGWGLDALDVQMFSLAIPALITAFAISKADAGLLGSVTLFFGAFGGWLGGALGDRFGRVKALQITVATFALATFASAFAMNYSQLVVLKAIQGVGFGAEWACGAVLMAEIIRAEHRGKALGAVQSAWAVGWGAAVLLSALVFTYAPADIAWRILFAVGLIPALLILYIRRGLKEPPRAASRTAEPPFFATLAGIFHRDVLRSTLIGGLFGIGAHGGYAALTTFLPTYLREVRHLSVLGSSAYLAVIIVAFFCGCVVSGIISDRIGRRANVTLFAAACVVTVLVYIFAPLSNSQMLVLGFPLGFFSAGIPASMAALFSELYPAGVRGTGVGFCYNFGRIVSAAFPFLVGYLSDHIGLGAAIGIDAAFAYSLVLVAVLMLPETRGKVFEQATAARA